One Acidobacteriota bacterium genomic window carries:
- a CDS encoding VOC family protein — translation MKLEGIDHVALGVRDVSQSVAWYRQVLELERMHEGVWGDSPAMVGIGNTALALFPIQAKQVKAPPGKDTVAMRHVAFRANRSTFVEAQARLERLGIEVEFQDHEISHSIYFLDPDGHEIEITSYDVHEA, via the coding sequence ATGAAACTCGAAGGAATCGATCACGTCGCCCTTGGCGTTCGAGACGTTAGCCAGTCAGTCGCCTGGTACAGACAAGTCCTCGAACTCGAGCGAATGCATGAAGGCGTCTGGGGCGACTCCCCCGCGATGGTCGGGATCGGAAACACCGCGCTTGCTCTGTTTCCGATTCAGGCCAAACAGGTAAAGGCGCCGCCCGGCAAGGATACGGTGGCGATGCGCCATGTCGCCTTTCGGGCAAACCGCAGTACGTTCGTGGAGGCGCAGGCTCGTCTAGAGAGACTCGGGATCGAAGTTGAGTTTCAGGATCATGAGATCTCGCATTCGATTTACTTTCTTGATCCGGACGGACATGAGATCGAGATC